One Halioglobus japonicus DNA segment encodes these proteins:
- a CDS encoding NADP-dependent isocitrate dehydrogenase, with the protein MSSNANTIYYTLTDEAPSLATCSLLPIVRTFTSAAGIDVKITDISLAGRILAGFPDYLAEEQRVQDGLAFLGELTQDPGANIVKLPNISASVPQLKDCIAELQGQGYPLPDYPENSESEEQKDVAARYAKVLGSAVNPVLREGNSDRRAPGAVKQFAKKFPHSMGAWSKASRSHADYMRGGDFYSAEQSFTMEQAGNIRIEFVAPDGTVSVKKELALLEGEVVDSMRMSAAMLREFLEETMQDAKDSGVMWSLHVKATMMKVSHPIVFGHAVTVFYKDLFEKHAELFDELGVNPNNGLSSVYEKIQSLPRSKREEIEQDIHDCYEHRPELAMVDSVKGITNLHVPSDVIVDASMPAMIRNGGKMWGPDGKPKDTKAVMPESTYSVLYQEMINFCKTNGAFDPTTCGTVPNVGLMAKKAEEYGSHDKTFEIEELGTMRVVSEAGDVIMQHEVEPGDIWRACQTKDEAIRDWVKLAVTRSRQSDTPVIFWLDRNRAHDIELIKKVNTYLTEHDTEGLDIRIMTYVEAIRRSMERMLRGRDTISATGNVLRDYLTDLFPIMELGTSAKMLSIVPMLKGGGMYETGAGGSAPKHVQQLQEENHLRWDSLGEFLALAVSLEDMGLKQNNGKAAILAKTLDAATGKLLENNKSPSRKVGELDNRGSHFYLGLYWAQAVAAQTEDAELAAKFTPFAKALEEAEATIVAELEKAQGKPVEEEGYGYYHADRAAIKRIMRPSATLNAVLADANA; encoded by the coding sequence ATGTCAAGCAACGCTAATACGATTTACTACACGCTCACGGATGAGGCACCTTCTCTGGCTACCTGCTCTCTGCTACCCATTGTGCGCACCTTCACCAGCGCCGCAGGTATCGACGTAAAAATCACCGACATCTCTCTCGCCGGCCGTATTCTCGCCGGTTTCCCGGACTACCTAGCTGAAGAACAGCGGGTTCAGGACGGTCTGGCATTCCTGGGCGAGCTGACCCAGGATCCCGGCGCCAACATTGTTAAGTTGCCCAATATCAGTGCCTCGGTGCCACAGCTGAAAGACTGTATTGCGGAATTGCAGGGGCAGGGCTATCCGCTGCCTGATTATCCCGAGAATTCCGAATCTGAGGAGCAGAAAGACGTTGCCGCGCGCTACGCGAAAGTACTGGGCAGTGCGGTTAACCCCGTGCTGCGTGAGGGTAACTCCGACCGCCGCGCACCCGGCGCGGTCAAACAGTTCGCGAAAAAATTTCCGCACTCTATGGGTGCCTGGAGCAAGGCGTCACGCTCGCATGCAGACTATATGCGCGGCGGCGATTTCTACTCCGCCGAGCAGTCTTTCACCATGGAGCAGGCCGGCAATATCCGCATTGAATTCGTCGCGCCCGACGGCACAGTCTCAGTCAAGAAAGAGTTGGCACTGCTTGAGGGCGAGGTAGTCGACAGCATGCGCATGAGCGCTGCCATGCTGCGCGAATTCCTCGAGGAAACCATGCAGGACGCCAAAGACTCCGGCGTTATGTGGTCTCTGCACGTGAAGGCCACCATGATGAAGGTGTCGCACCCCATTGTTTTTGGTCACGCCGTGACCGTCTTCTACAAAGACCTGTTCGAAAAGCATGCCGAGTTGTTTGACGAGCTGGGCGTAAATCCCAACAACGGCTTGTCCAGCGTTTACGAAAAAATTCAGTCTCTGCCGCGCTCCAAGCGCGAGGAAATTGAGCAGGACATCCACGATTGCTACGAGCACCGTCCCGAACTGGCCATGGTGGATTCCGTAAAGGGTATTACCAACCTGCACGTTCCCTCTGACGTGATTGTCGATGCCTCCATGCCTGCCATGATTCGTAACGGCGGAAAAATGTGGGGCCCCGACGGCAAACCCAAGGACACCAAGGCTGTCATGCCCGAGAGCACGTACTCCGTGCTGTACCAGGAGATGATCAACTTCTGTAAGACCAACGGCGCCTTCGATCCCACCACCTGCGGTACTGTGCCAAACGTTGGCCTGATGGCGAAAAAGGCCGAGGAATACGGCTCCCACGACAAGACCTTTGAGATCGAGGAACTGGGTACCATGCGCGTGGTCAGCGAGGCTGGCGACGTGATCATGCAACACGAGGTGGAGCCAGGTGACATTTGGCGTGCATGCCAGACTAAAGATGAAGCGATCCGCGACTGGGTGAAGCTTGCGGTAACGCGCTCTCGCCAGTCCGACACGCCGGTTATCTTCTGGCTTGATCGCAATCGTGCTCACGATATTGAGCTGATCAAGAAGGTGAACACCTACCTGACCGAGCACGACACTGAAGGCCTGGATATTCGTATCATGACCTATGTCGAAGCGATCCGTCGCAGCATGGAGCGCATGCTTCGTGGTCGCGACACCATTTCTGCCACTGGTAACGTGCTGCGTGACTATCTGACCGACCTGTTCCCGATCATGGAACTCGGCACCTCCGCCAAGATGTTGTCGATCGTGCCCATGCTCAAGGGCGGCGGCATGTACGAAACTGGCGCCGGCGGCTCTGCGCCCAAGCACGTACAGCAGCTCCAGGAAGAGAACCACCTACGCTGGGATTCCCTCGGTGAGTTCCTGGCCCTGGCGGTCTCATTGGAAGACATGGGTCTGAAGCAGAACAACGGCAAGGCGGCTATCCTCGCCAAGACTCTGGATGCGGCCACCGGCAAGTTGCTCGAAAACAACAAGTCGCCGTCGCGAAAAGTGGGCGAGCTCGATAACCGCGGCAGCCATTTCTACCTGGGCCTGTACTGGGCGCAGGCCGTTGCGGCGCAAACCGAAGACGCCGAACTGGCAGCCAAGTTTACGCCTTTTGCCAAAGCCCTCGAGGAAGCCGAAGCAACGATTGTAGCGGAGCTTGAAAAGGCCCAGGGCAAGCCTGTTGAGGAAGAGGGATACGGCTACTACCACGCCGATCGCGCTGCGATTAAGCGCATCATGCGACCCAGTGCAACGCTCAATGCAGTATTGGCGGACGCCAACGCCTGA